The proteins below are encoded in one region of Rhododendron vialii isolate Sample 1 chromosome 7a, ASM3025357v1:
- the LOC131334021 gene encoding uncharacterized protein LOC131334021, giving the protein MDLAFVHKTWEKWASNHVGSSGQPLKAALLINYDPTGPSRLLSTIAEQEGIKADPVELSQFIDFFKRNKLQSESFFVGTNQYIVTSIHENWFCARSMNTTKPTGEGAIVTQTAAFLLVALYDGSIGSASRAMVVVDQLAWQLGRRNL; this is encoded by the exons ATGGATTTGGCCTTTGTGCATAAAACTTGGGAGAAGTGGGCATCTAACCATGTTGGTTCTTCTG GTCAACCATTGAAGGCTGCTTTGCTGATTAACTATGACCCAACTGGACCATCTCGTCTGTTGTCTACAAT TGCAGAGCAAGAAGGGATAAAAGCAGATCCTGTTGAACTAAGCCAATTTATTGATTTCTTCAAACGGAACAAACTCCAATCAGAGAGCTTTTTTGTTGGGACAAACCAAT ACATTGTCACATCAATTCATGAGAATTGGTTTTGTGCAAGGTCCATGAACACTACCAAACCCACTGGTGAAGGTGCTATCGTAACACAGACAGCAGCATTTCTCTTGGTTGCATT ATATGATGGTTCCATTGGCTCAGCATCCCGTGCTATGGTGGTGGTTGATCAGCTTGCATGGCAGTTAGGTCGAAGAAACCTTTGA
- the LOC131334019 gene encoding uncharacterized protein LOC131334019 isoform X1 gives MGMIELKDMVRELNLFGSMTYHYKVPARDLYHGFRNLEDDSDCVEMVRWIKLSKTIEVYVEHHEIFSNENHHLTTGVAVEEHLTTGVADEEQDRNGDRDVYEGDEDQDYTNSSDDKTDLEDLVDSEADDDEDDRLFDIHVDRNVEWGGLSMGKGKEPMTISSTQANDNEESDIEAQSDELISLNGSDGEEGREEPIVFNPTSDMANPKFKVGMIFSTRKLFKAAVKEHAIKTAKAIKFVKNDSKRVRAACKKPCPWSLLASKMQGLDSFQVRTYIYTHNCKRIFHNRQVTSTWLSNKYVETLRSNPSWQVKCMKDQVQKDHKVGVSRSQLYRAKSKAKEMIEGSHVEQYAKLPDYCEELRRTNPGSTVIMKTIEDEEGGEKSRFERLYIALGACKEGFMAGCRPFIGLDGCHLKGPYKGQLLVAVGIDGNNQTYAVAYAVVEAENKASWKWFLEILSEDLNIYNNPNFTFISDKQKGLIAACGEVTPYAEHRFCIRHFYNNFKEFHKGLHLKELLFSAAKASYVAQFNFHMEELNAADEGAVNWLADHPPMHWSRSHFKTMSKCDVLDNNRCESFNDTILDARSKTIIPMLEEIRLILMERMQKRREKMREYTGVLCPNIRCRLNKRSDYASANCLAYWSGERIYQVHCFSGEQVTVDLTDHTCTCRKWDLTGFPCAHAIAAIEYNHENVDEYVDHWFTKQTCMASYEPIIYPMNGADMWPKTGVIGPLPPNVKIQSGRPKKLRKRGPDEPQIDTKLKRRNTTTTCAQCGNLGHNKRTCKGQPVTENQGTTRAKLLCIQVRKKHTTANGQQQNASQPTMGTSGSQPTMWTSFSQPQAAMGTNRPFNMRAPQATKAGNIRAPPQATHGVNIRAPPQPNHGVNTRANQRKFINYSGLPKASTKGA, from the exons ATGGGAATGATAGAATTGAAAGACATGGTTAGGGAGTTGAATTTATTTGGCTCTATGACTTATCACTATAAAGTTCCTGCGAGGGATCTATACCATGGGTTTAGGAACTTAGAAGATGATAGTGACTGTGTAGAAATGGTTAGGTGGATCAAATTAAGCAAAACCATTGAGGTGTACGTAGAACACCATGAAATCTTTTCTAATGAAAACCACCACCTAACTACCGGAGTAGCTGTTGAGGAGCACTTAACTACTGGAGTAGCTGATGAGGAGCAGGACAGGAATGGAGATAGAGATGTGTATGAGGGTGATGAAGATCAAGATTACACAAACTCAAGTGATGATAAAACAGACTTGGAGGATTTAGTAGATAGTGAagctgatgatgatgaagatgataGATTGTTTGATATCCATGTGGACAGAAATGTTGAGTGGGGAGGGTTGTCCATGGGAAAGGGAAAAGAGCCAATGACTATTAGTAGTACCCAAGCAAATGACAATGAAGAATCAGATATAGAGGCTCAATCTGATGAGCTTATCAGCCTCAATGGCTCTGATGGTGAGGAAGGTAGAGAAGAACCtattgtttttaatcctaccTCAGACATGGCAAACCCAAAGTTCAAGGTTGGGATGATTTTTTCTACAAGAAAGTTGTTCAAAGCTGCAGTGAAAGAGCATGCCATAAAGACTGCAAAAGCCATAAAGTTTGTCAAGAATGATTCCAAAAGGGTTAGGGCTGCCTGCAAAAAACCATGTCCATGGTCTTTGCTTGCATCTAAGATGCAAGGTCTGGACAGTTTTCAAGTAAGGACCTACATTTATACACACAACTGTAAAAGGATTTTTCACAATAGACAAGTGACTTCTACATGGTTGTCAAACAAGTATGTGGAGACCCTTAGATCTAATCCTAGCTGGCAAGTTAAATGCATGAAAGACCAAGTTCAGAAAGATCACAAGGTGGGGGTATCAAGGTCTCAACTGTATAGAGCAAAGTCAAAGGCCAAGGAAATGATTGAGGGTAGCCATGTGGAGCAATATGCCAAGCTTCCAGACTATTGTGAAGAGCTTAGAAGGACAAACCCTGGCAGTACTGTTATAATGAAAACCATTGAAGATGAAGAAGGTGGAGAGAAATCAAGGTTTGAAAGATTGTACATTGCTTTAGGGGCTTGCAAGGAGGGTTTCATGGCTGGTTGCAGGCCATTCATTGGCTTAGATGGGTGCCATCTTAAAGGCCCTTACAAAGGGCAGTTGTTAGTTGCTGTTGGGATTGATGGTAACAACCAGACATATGCAGTTGCATATGCAGTAGTTGAAGCTGAGAACAAGGCATCCTGGAAATGGTTTCTTGAGATCCTATCTGAAGATCTTAATATATACAACAACCCCAATTTCACTTTCATTTCAGACAAACAAAAG GGTTTAATTGCTGCTTGTGGAGAGGTAACCCCATATGCGGAACACAGATTCTGTATAAGGCACTTCTACAATAACTTCAAGGAATTTCACAAGGGCTTACACTTGAAGGAGCTACTATTCAGTGCAGCTAAGGCTAGTTATGTGGCTCAGTTCAATTTTCATATGGAAGAACTGAATGCAGCTGATGAGGGAGCCGTCAATTGGTTAGCTGATCACCCACCTATGCATTGGTCAAGATCCCATTTTAAGACCATGAGCAAATGTGATGTTTTGGACAATAATAGATGTGAAAGCTTTAACGATACCATTTTAGATGCAAGGTCAAAAACAATCATACCAATGTTAGAGGAGATAAGATTGATTTTGATGGAGAGAatgcaaaaaagaagagagaaaatgagggaGTACACTGGTGTTCTATGTCCCAACATTAGGTGTAGGCTTAATAAGAGGTCAGATTATGCAAGCGCGAATTGTTTGGCTTATTGGTCAGGAGAGAGGATATACCAAGTTCACTGCTTTAGTGGTGAACAAGTCACAGTTGATCTTACTGACCACACCTGTACATGTAGGAAATGGGACCTCACTGGCTTTCCATGTGCTCATGCAATTGCAGCCATTGAGTACAATCATGAGAATGTAGATGAATATGTTGACCATTGGTTCACAAAACAGACTTGCATGGCTAGCTATGAGCCAATAATCTATCCAATGAATGGTGCAGATATGTGGCCCAAAACAGGTGTCATTGGACCATTGCCACCGAATGTTAAGATTCAATCAGGAAGACCAAAGAAACTGAGGAAGAGGGGACCTGATGAACCACAGATTGACACAAAGTTGAAGAGAAGAAACACCACAACAACATGTGCCCAATGTGGTAACCTTGGGCATAACAAGAGAACTTGCAAAGGACAACCAGTCACTGAAAACCAGGGTACAACTAGGGCAAAGCTACTA TGCATACAGGTTAGAAAGAAGCACACCACTGCCAATGGACAACAACAAAATGCAAGCCAACCAACCATGGGGACCAGTGGCAGCCAACCAACCATGTGGACCAGTTTCAGCCAACCACAAGCAGCAATGGGGACCAATAGGCCATTCAATATGAGGGCACCACAAGCAACCAAGGCTGGCAATATAAGGGCACCACCACAAGCAACCCATGGTGTCAATATAAGGGCACCACCACAACCAAACCATGGTGTCAATACAAGGGCCAATCAAAGGAAGTTCATCAACTATTCTGGATTGCCAAAAGCTTCGACCAAAGGAGCTTGA
- the LOC131334019 gene encoding uncharacterized protein LOC131334019 isoform X2, with amino-acid sequence MGMIELKDMVRELNLFGSMTYHYKVPARDLYHGFRNLEDDSDCVEMVRWIKLSKTIEVYVEHHEIFSNENHHLTTGVAVEEHLTTGVADEEQDRNGDRDVYEGDEDQDYTNSSDDKTDLEDLVDSEADDDEDDRLFDIHVDRNVEWGGLSMGKGKEPMTISSTQANDNEESDIEAQSDELISLNGSDGEEGREEPIVFNPTSDMANPKFKVGMIFSTRKLFKAAVKEHAIKTAKAIKFVKNDSKRVRAACKKPCPWSLLASKMQGLDSFQVRTYIYTHNCKRIFHNRQVTSTWLSNKYVETLRSNPSWQVKCMKDQVQKDHKVGVSRSQLYRAKSKAKEMIEGSHVEQYAKLPDYCEELRRTNPGSTVIMKTIEDEEGGEKSRFERLYIALGACKEGFMAGCRPFIGLDGCHLKGPYKGQLLVAVGIDGNNQTYAVAYAVVEAENKASWKWFLEILSEDLNIYNNPNFTFISDKQKGLIAACGEVTPYAEHRFCIRHFYNNFKEFHKGLHLKELLFSAAKASYVAQFNFHMEELNAADEGAVNWLADHPPMHWSRSHFKTMSKCDVLDNNRCESFNDTILDARSKTIIPMLEEIRLILMERMQKRREKMREYTGVLCPNIRCRLNKRSDYASANCLAYWSGERIYQVHCFSGEQVTVDLTDHTCTCRKWDLTGFPCAHAIAAIEYNHENVDEYVDHWFTKQTCMASYEPIIYPMNGADMWPKTGVIGPLPPNVKIQSGRPKKLRKRGPDEPQIDTKLKRRNTTTTCAQCGNLGHNKRTCKGQPVTENQGTTRAKLLVRKKHTTANGQQQNASQPTMGTSGSQPTMWTSFSQPQAAMGTNRPFNMRAPQATKAGNIRAPPQATHGVNIRAPPQPNHGVNTRANQRKFINYSGLPKASTKGA; translated from the exons ATGGGAATGATAGAATTGAAAGACATGGTTAGGGAGTTGAATTTATTTGGCTCTATGACTTATCACTATAAAGTTCCTGCGAGGGATCTATACCATGGGTTTAGGAACTTAGAAGATGATAGTGACTGTGTAGAAATGGTTAGGTGGATCAAATTAAGCAAAACCATTGAGGTGTACGTAGAACACCATGAAATCTTTTCTAATGAAAACCACCACCTAACTACCGGAGTAGCTGTTGAGGAGCACTTAACTACTGGAGTAGCTGATGAGGAGCAGGACAGGAATGGAGATAGAGATGTGTATGAGGGTGATGAAGATCAAGATTACACAAACTCAAGTGATGATAAAACAGACTTGGAGGATTTAGTAGATAGTGAagctgatgatgatgaagatgataGATTGTTTGATATCCATGTGGACAGAAATGTTGAGTGGGGAGGGTTGTCCATGGGAAAGGGAAAAGAGCCAATGACTATTAGTAGTACCCAAGCAAATGACAATGAAGAATCAGATATAGAGGCTCAATCTGATGAGCTTATCAGCCTCAATGGCTCTGATGGTGAGGAAGGTAGAGAAGAACCtattgtttttaatcctaccTCAGACATGGCAAACCCAAAGTTCAAGGTTGGGATGATTTTTTCTACAAGAAAGTTGTTCAAAGCTGCAGTGAAAGAGCATGCCATAAAGACTGCAAAAGCCATAAAGTTTGTCAAGAATGATTCCAAAAGGGTTAGGGCTGCCTGCAAAAAACCATGTCCATGGTCTTTGCTTGCATCTAAGATGCAAGGTCTGGACAGTTTTCAAGTAAGGACCTACATTTATACACACAACTGTAAAAGGATTTTTCACAATAGACAAGTGACTTCTACATGGTTGTCAAACAAGTATGTGGAGACCCTTAGATCTAATCCTAGCTGGCAAGTTAAATGCATGAAAGACCAAGTTCAGAAAGATCACAAGGTGGGGGTATCAAGGTCTCAACTGTATAGAGCAAAGTCAAAGGCCAAGGAAATGATTGAGGGTAGCCATGTGGAGCAATATGCCAAGCTTCCAGACTATTGTGAAGAGCTTAGAAGGACAAACCCTGGCAGTACTGTTATAATGAAAACCATTGAAGATGAAGAAGGTGGAGAGAAATCAAGGTTTGAAAGATTGTACATTGCTTTAGGGGCTTGCAAGGAGGGTTTCATGGCTGGTTGCAGGCCATTCATTGGCTTAGATGGGTGCCATCTTAAAGGCCCTTACAAAGGGCAGTTGTTAGTTGCTGTTGGGATTGATGGTAACAACCAGACATATGCAGTTGCATATGCAGTAGTTGAAGCTGAGAACAAGGCATCCTGGAAATGGTTTCTTGAGATCCTATCTGAAGATCTTAATATATACAACAACCCCAATTTCACTTTCATTTCAGACAAACAAAAG GGTTTAATTGCTGCTTGTGGAGAGGTAACCCCATATGCGGAACACAGATTCTGTATAAGGCACTTCTACAATAACTTCAAGGAATTTCACAAGGGCTTACACTTGAAGGAGCTACTATTCAGTGCAGCTAAGGCTAGTTATGTGGCTCAGTTCAATTTTCATATGGAAGAACTGAATGCAGCTGATGAGGGAGCCGTCAATTGGTTAGCTGATCACCCACCTATGCATTGGTCAAGATCCCATTTTAAGACCATGAGCAAATGTGATGTTTTGGACAATAATAGATGTGAAAGCTTTAACGATACCATTTTAGATGCAAGGTCAAAAACAATCATACCAATGTTAGAGGAGATAAGATTGATTTTGATGGAGAGAatgcaaaaaagaagagagaaaatgagggaGTACACTGGTGTTCTATGTCCCAACATTAGGTGTAGGCTTAATAAGAGGTCAGATTATGCAAGCGCGAATTGTTTGGCTTATTGGTCAGGAGAGAGGATATACCAAGTTCACTGCTTTAGTGGTGAACAAGTCACAGTTGATCTTACTGACCACACCTGTACATGTAGGAAATGGGACCTCACTGGCTTTCCATGTGCTCATGCAATTGCAGCCATTGAGTACAATCATGAGAATGTAGATGAATATGTTGACCATTGGTTCACAAAACAGACTTGCATGGCTAGCTATGAGCCAATAATCTATCCAATGAATGGTGCAGATATGTGGCCCAAAACAGGTGTCATTGGACCATTGCCACCGAATGTTAAGATTCAATCAGGAAGACCAAAGAAACTGAGGAAGAGGGGACCTGATGAACCACAGATTGACACAAAGTTGAAGAGAAGAAACACCACAACAACATGTGCCCAATGTGGTAACCTTGGGCATAACAAGAGAACTTGCAAAGGACAACCAGTCACTGAAAACCAGGGTACAACTAGGGCAAAGCTACTA GTTAGAAAGAAGCACACCACTGCCAATGGACAACAACAAAATGCAAGCCAACCAACCATGGGGACCAGTGGCAGCCAACCAACCATGTGGACCAGTTTCAGCCAACCACAAGCAGCAATGGGGACCAATAGGCCATTCAATATGAGGGCACCACAAGCAACCAAGGCTGGCAATATAAGGGCACCACCACAAGCAACCCATGGTGTCAATATAAGGGCACCACCACAACCAAACCATGGTGTCAATACAAGGGCCAATCAAAGGAAGTTCATCAACTATTCTGGATTGCCAAAAGCTTCGACCAAAGGAGCTTGA